A single genomic interval of Homo sapiens chromosome 15, GRCh38.p14 Primary Assembly harbors:
- the MAN2C1 gene encoding alpha-mannosidase 2C1 isoform 2 (isoform 2 is encoded by transcript variant 2) — protein MAAAPALKHWRTTLERVEKFVSPLYFTDCNLRGRLFGASCPVAVLSSFLTPERLPYQEAVQRDFRPAQVGDSFGPTWWTCWFRVELTIPEAWVGQEVHLCWESDGEGLVWRDGEPVQGLTKEGEKTSYVLTDRLGERDPRSLTLYVEVACNGLLGAGKGSMIAAPDPEKMFQLSRAELAVFHRDVHMLLVDLELLLGIAKGLGKDNQRSFQALYTANQMVNVCDPAQPETFPVAQALASRFFGQHGGESQHTIHATGHCHIDTAWLWPFKETVRKCARSWVTALQLMERNPEFIFACSQAQQLEWVKSRYPGLYSRIQEFACRGQFVPVGGTWVEMDGNLPSGEAMVRQFLQGQNFFLQEFGKMCSEFWLPDTFGYSAQLPQIMHGCGIRRFLTQKLSWNLVNSFPHHTFFWEGLDGSRVLVHFPPGDSYGMQGSVEEVLKTVANNRDKGRANHSAFLFGFGDGGGGPTQTMLDRLKRLSNTDGLPRVQLSSPRQLFSALESDSEQLCTWVGELFLELHNGTYTTHAQIKKGNRECERILHDVELLSSLALARSAQFLYPAAQLQHLWRLLLLNQFHDVVTGSCIQMVAEEAMCHYEDIRSHGNTLLSAAAAALCAGEPGPEGLLIVNTLPWKRIEVMALPKPGGAHSLGLTPSPGDSAQHGLCSCSSPHLTAAPAAPAACVRSARAPTDSASRPPPTKTDGSVTLDNGIIRVKLDPTGRLTSLVLVASGREAIAEGAVGNQFVLFDDVPLYWDAWDVMDYHLETRKPVLGQAGTLAVGTEGGLRGSAWFLLQISPNSRLSQEVVLDVGCPYVRFHTEVHWHEAHKFLKVEFPARVRSSQATYEIQFGHLQRPTHYNTSWDWARFEVWAHRWMDLSEHGFGLALLNDCKYGASVRGSILSLSLLRAPKAPDATADTGRHEFTYALMPHKGSFQDAGVIQAAYSLNFPLLALPAPSPAPATSWSAFSVSSPAVVLETVKQAESSPQRRSLVLRLYEAHGSHVDCWLHLSLPVQEAILCDLLERPDPAGHLTLRDNRLKLTFSPFQVLSLLLVLQPPPH, from the exons ATGGCGGCTGCGCCGGCCTTGAAGCACTGGCGCACCACGCTGGAGCGGGTGGAGAAGTTCGTGTCGCCGCTCTACTTTACCGACTGTAACCTCCGCGGCAG GCTTTTTGGGGCCAGCTGCCCTGTGGCTGTGCTCTCCAGCTTCCTGACGCCGGAGAGACTTCCCTACCAGGAGGCAGTCCAGCGGGACTTCCGCCCCGCGCAGGTCGGCGACAGCTTCGGACCCAC ATGGTGGACCTGCTGGTTCCGGGTGGAGCTGACCATCCCAGAGGCATGGGTGGGCCAGGAAGTTCACCTTTGCTGGGAAAGTGATGGAGAAGGTCTGGTGTGGCGTGATGGAGAACCTGTCCAG GGTTTAACCAAAGAGGGTGAGAAGACCAGCTATGTCCTGACTGACAGGCTGGGGGAAAGAGACCCCCGAAG CCTCACTCTCTATGTGGAAGTAGCCTGCAATGGGCTCCTGGGGGCCGGGAAGGGAAGCATGATTGCAGCCCCTGACCCTGAGAAGATGTTCCAGCTGAGCCGGGCTGAGCTAGCTGTGTTCCACCGGGATGTCCACATGCTCCTGGTGGATCTGGAGCTGCTGCTGGGCATAGCCAAG GGCCTCGGGAAGGACAACCAGCGCAGCTTCCAGGCCCTGTACACAGCCAATCAGATGGTGAACGTGTGTGACCCTGCCCAGCCCGAGACCTTCCCAGTGGCCCAGGCCCTGGCCTCCAGGTTCTTTGGCCAACATGGGGGTGAAAGCCAACACACCATTCATGCCACAGGGCACTGCCACATTGATACAG CCTGGCTTTGGCCCTTCAAAGAGACTGTGAGGAAATGTGCCCGGAGCTGGGTGACCGCCCTGCAGCTCATGGAGCGGAACCCTGAGTTCATCTTTGCCTGCTCCCAG GCGCAGCAGCTGGAATGGGTGAAGAGCCGCTACCCTGGCCTGTACTCCCGCATCCAGGAGTTTGCGTGCCGTGGGCAGTTTGTGCCTGTGGGGGGCACCTGGGTGGAGATG GATGGGAACCTGCCCAGTGGAGAGGCCATGGTGAGGCAGTTTTTGCAGGGCCAGAACTTCTTTCTGCAGGAGTTTGGGAAGATGTGCTCTGAG TTCTGGCTGCCGGACACCTTTGGCTACTCAGCACAGCTCCCCCAGATCATGCACGGCTGTGGCATCAGGCGCTTTCTCACCCAGAAATTGAGCTGGAATTTGGTGAACTCCTTCCCA CACCATACATTTTTCTGGGAGGGCCTGGATGGCTCCCGTGTACTGGTCCACTTCCCACCTGGCGACTCCTATGGGATGCAGGGCAGCGTGGAGGAG GTGCTGAAGACCGTGGCCAACAACCGGGACAAGGGGCGGGCCAACCACAGTGCCTTCCTCTTTGGctttggggatgggggtggtggcCCCACCCAGACCATGCTGGACCGCCTGAAGCGCCTGAGCAATACGGATGGGCTGCCCAG GGTGCAGCTATCTTCTCCAAGACAGCTCTTCTCAGCACTGGAGAGTGACTCAGAGCAGCTGTGCACGTGGGTTGGGGAGCTCTTCTTGGAGCTGCACAATGGCACATACACCACCCATGCCCAG ATCAAGAAGGGGAACCGGGAATGTGAGCGGATCCTGCACGACGTGGAGCTGCTCAGTAGCCTGGCCCTGGCCCGCAGTGCCCAGTTCCTATACCCAGCAGCCCAGCTGCAGCACCTCTGGAG GCTCCTTCTTCTGAACCAGTTCCATGATGTGGTGACTGGAAGCTGCATCCAGATGGTGGCAGAGGAAGCCATGTGCCATTATGAAG ACATCCGTTCCCATGGCAATACACTGCTCAGCGCTGCAGCCGCAGCCCTGTGTGCTGGGGAGCCAGGTCCTGAGGGCCTCCTCATCGTCAACACACTGCCCTGGAAGCGGATCGAAGTGATGGCCCTGCCCAAACCGGGCGGGGCCCACAGCCTAG GCCTCACCCCCAGCCCTGGTGACAGTGCCCAGCATGGGCTATGCTCCTgttcctccccccacctcactgcagcccctgctgcCCCAGCAGCCTGTGTTCGTAGTGCAAGAG CCCCTACAGACTCAGCCTCAAGGCCTCCTCCCACAAAGACTGATGGCTCCGTGACTCTGGACAATGGCATCATCCGAGTGAAGCTGGACCCAACTGGTCGCCTGACGTCCTTGGTCCTGGTGGCCTCTGGCAG GGAGGCCATTGCTGAGGGCGCCGTGGGGAACCAGTTTGTGCTATTTGATGATGTCCCCTTGTACTGGGATGCATGGGACGTCATGGACTACCACCTGGAGACACG GAAGCCTGTGCTGGGCCAGGCAGGGACCCTGGCAGTGGGCACCGAGGGCGGCCTGCGGGGCAGCGCCTGGTTCTTGCTACAGATCAGCCCCAACAGTCGGCTTAGCCAGGAGGTTGTGCTGGACGTTGGCTGCCCCTATGTCCGCTTCCACACCGAG GTACACTGGCATGAGGCCCACAAGTTCCTGAAGGTGGAGTTCCCTGCTCGCGTGCGGAGTTCCCAGGCCACCTATGAGATCCAGTTTGGGCACCTGCAGCGACCTACCCACTACAATACCTCTTGGGACTGGGCTCGATTTGAG GTGTGGGCCCATCGCTGGATGGATCTGTCAGAACACGGCTTTGGGCTGGCCCTGCTCAACGACTGCAAGTATGGCGCGTCAGTGCGAGGCAGCATCCTCAGCCTCTCGCT CTTGCGGGCGCCTAAAGCCCCGGACGCTACTGCTGACACGGGGCGCCACGAGTTCACCTATGCACTGATGCCGCACAAGG GCTCTTTCCAGGATGCTGGCGTTATCCAAGCTGCCTACAGCCTAAACTTCCCCCTGTTGGCTCTGCCAGCCCCCAGCCCAGCGCCCGCCACCTCCTGGAGTGCGTTTTCCGTGTCTTCACCCGCGGTCGTATTGGAGACCGTCAAGCAG GCGGAGAGCAGCCCCCAGCGCCGCTCGCTGGTCCTGAGGCTGTATGAGGCCCACGGCAGCCACGTGGACTGCTGGCTGCACTTGTCGCTGCCGGTTCAGGAGGCCATCCT CTGCGATCTCTTGGAGCGACCAGACCCTGCTGGCCACTTGACCCTTCGGGACAACCGCCTGAAGCTCACCTTTTCTCCCTTCCAAGTGCTGTCCCTGTtgctcgtgcttcagcctccgcCACACTGA
- the MAN2C1 gene encoding alpha-mannosidase 2C1 isoform 1 (isoform 1 is encoded by transcript variant 1) has translation MAAAPALKHWRTTLERVEKFVSPLYFTDCNLRGRLFGASCPVAVLSSFLTPERLPYQEAVQRDFRPAQVGDSFGPTWWTCWFRVELTIPEAWVGQEVHLCWESDGEGLVWRDGEPVQGLTKEGEKTSYVLTDRLGERDPRSLTLYVEVACNGLLGAGKGSMIAAPDPEKMFQLSRAELAVFHRDVHMLLVDLELLLGIAKGLGKDNQRSFQALYTANQMVNVCDPAQPETFPVAQALASRFFGQHGGESQHTIHATGHCHIDTAWLWPFKETVRKCARSWVTALQLMERNPEFIFACSQAQQLEWVKSRYPGLYSRIQEFACRGQFVPVGGTWVEMDGNLPSGEAMVRQFLQGQNFFLQEFGKMCSEFWLPDTFGYSAQLPQIMHGCGIRRFLTQKLSWNLVNSFPHHTFFWEGLDGSRVLVHFPPGDSYGMQGSVEEVLKTVANNRDKGRANHSAFLFGFGDGGGGPTQTMLDRLKRLSNTDGLPRVQLSSPRQLFSALESDSEQLCTWVGELFLELHNGTYTTHAQIKKGNRECERILHDVELLSSLALARSAQFLYPAAQLQHLWRLLLLNQFHDVVTGSCIQMVAEEAMCHYEDIRSHGNTLLSAAAAALCAGEPGPEGLLIVNTLPWKRIEVMALPKPGGAHSLALVTVPSMGYAPVPPPTSLQPLLPQQPVFVVQETDGSVTLDNGIIRVKLDPTGRLTSLVLVASGREAIAEGAVGNQFVLFDDVPLYWDAWDVMDYHLETRKPVLGQAGTLAVGTEGGLRGSAWFLLQISPNSRLSQEVVLDVGCPYVRFHTEVHWHEAHKFLKVEFPARVRSSQATYEIQFGHLQRPTHYNTSWDWARFEVWAHRWMDLSEHGFGLALLNDCKYGASVRGSILSLSLLRAPKAPDATADTGRHEFTYALMPHKGSFQDAGVIQAAYSLNFPLLALPAPSPAPATSWSAFSVSSPAVVLETVKQAESSPQRRSLVLRLYEAHGSHVDCWLHLSLPVQEAILCDLLERPDPAGHLTLRDNRLKLTFSPFQVLSLLLVLQPPPH, from the exons ATGGCGGCTGCGCCGGCCTTGAAGCACTGGCGCACCACGCTGGAGCGGGTGGAGAAGTTCGTGTCGCCGCTCTACTTTACCGACTGTAACCTCCGCGGCAG GCTTTTTGGGGCCAGCTGCCCTGTGGCTGTGCTCTCCAGCTTCCTGACGCCGGAGAGACTTCCCTACCAGGAGGCAGTCCAGCGGGACTTCCGCCCCGCGCAGGTCGGCGACAGCTTCGGACCCAC ATGGTGGACCTGCTGGTTCCGGGTGGAGCTGACCATCCCAGAGGCATGGGTGGGCCAGGAAGTTCACCTTTGCTGGGAAAGTGATGGAGAAGGTCTGGTGTGGCGTGATGGAGAACCTGTCCAG GGTTTAACCAAAGAGGGTGAGAAGACCAGCTATGTCCTGACTGACAGGCTGGGGGAAAGAGACCCCCGAAG CCTCACTCTCTATGTGGAAGTAGCCTGCAATGGGCTCCTGGGGGCCGGGAAGGGAAGCATGATTGCAGCCCCTGACCCTGAGAAGATGTTCCAGCTGAGCCGGGCTGAGCTAGCTGTGTTCCACCGGGATGTCCACATGCTCCTGGTGGATCTGGAGCTGCTGCTGGGCATAGCCAAG GGCCTCGGGAAGGACAACCAGCGCAGCTTCCAGGCCCTGTACACAGCCAATCAGATGGTGAACGTGTGTGACCCTGCCCAGCCCGAGACCTTCCCAGTGGCCCAGGCCCTGGCCTCCAGGTTCTTTGGCCAACATGGGGGTGAAAGCCAACACACCATTCATGCCACAGGGCACTGCCACATTGATACAG CCTGGCTTTGGCCCTTCAAAGAGACTGTGAGGAAATGTGCCCGGAGCTGGGTGACCGCCCTGCAGCTCATGGAGCGGAACCCTGAGTTCATCTTTGCCTGCTCCCAG GCGCAGCAGCTGGAATGGGTGAAGAGCCGCTACCCTGGCCTGTACTCCCGCATCCAGGAGTTTGCGTGCCGTGGGCAGTTTGTGCCTGTGGGGGGCACCTGGGTGGAGATG GATGGGAACCTGCCCAGTGGAGAGGCCATGGTGAGGCAGTTTTTGCAGGGCCAGAACTTCTTTCTGCAGGAGTTTGGGAAGATGTGCTCTGAG TTCTGGCTGCCGGACACCTTTGGCTACTCAGCACAGCTCCCCCAGATCATGCACGGCTGTGGCATCAGGCGCTTTCTCACCCAGAAATTGAGCTGGAATTTGGTGAACTCCTTCCCA CACCATACATTTTTCTGGGAGGGCCTGGATGGCTCCCGTGTACTGGTCCACTTCCCACCTGGCGACTCCTATGGGATGCAGGGCAGCGTGGAGGAG GTGCTGAAGACCGTGGCCAACAACCGGGACAAGGGGCGGGCCAACCACAGTGCCTTCCTCTTTGGctttggggatgggggtggtggcCCCACCCAGACCATGCTGGACCGCCTGAAGCGCCTGAGCAATACGGATGGGCTGCCCAG GGTGCAGCTATCTTCTCCAAGACAGCTCTTCTCAGCACTGGAGAGTGACTCAGAGCAGCTGTGCACGTGGGTTGGGGAGCTCTTCTTGGAGCTGCACAATGGCACATACACCACCCATGCCCAG ATCAAGAAGGGGAACCGGGAATGTGAGCGGATCCTGCACGACGTGGAGCTGCTCAGTAGCCTGGCCCTGGCCCGCAGTGCCCAGTTCCTATACCCAGCAGCCCAGCTGCAGCACCTCTGGAG GCTCCTTCTTCTGAACCAGTTCCATGATGTGGTGACTGGAAGCTGCATCCAGATGGTGGCAGAGGAAGCCATGTGCCATTATGAAG ACATCCGTTCCCATGGCAATACACTGCTCAGCGCTGCAGCCGCAGCCCTGTGTGCTGGGGAGCCAGGTCCTGAGGGCCTCCTCATCGTCAACACACTGCCCTGGAAGCGGATCGAAGTGATGGCCCTGCCCAAACCGGGCGGGGCCCACAGCCTAG CCCTGGTGACAGTGCCCAGCATGGGCTATGCTCCTgttcctccccccacctcactgcagcccctgctgcCCCAGCAGCCTGTGTTCGTAGTGCAAGAG ACTGATGGCTCCGTGACTCTGGACAATGGCATCATCCGAGTGAAGCTGGACCCAACTGGTCGCCTGACGTCCTTGGTCCTGGTGGCCTCTGGCAG GGAGGCCATTGCTGAGGGCGCCGTGGGGAACCAGTTTGTGCTATTTGATGATGTCCCCTTGTACTGGGATGCATGGGACGTCATGGACTACCACCTGGAGACACG GAAGCCTGTGCTGGGCCAGGCAGGGACCCTGGCAGTGGGCACCGAGGGCGGCCTGCGGGGCAGCGCCTGGTTCTTGCTACAGATCAGCCCCAACAGTCGGCTTAGCCAGGAGGTTGTGCTGGACGTTGGCTGCCCCTATGTCCGCTTCCACACCGAG GTACACTGGCATGAGGCCCACAAGTTCCTGAAGGTGGAGTTCCCTGCTCGCGTGCGGAGTTCCCAGGCCACCTATGAGATCCAGTTTGGGCACCTGCAGCGACCTACCCACTACAATACCTCTTGGGACTGGGCTCGATTTGAG GTGTGGGCCCATCGCTGGATGGATCTGTCAGAACACGGCTTTGGGCTGGCCCTGCTCAACGACTGCAAGTATGGCGCGTCAGTGCGAGGCAGCATCCTCAGCCTCTCGCT CTTGCGGGCGCCTAAAGCCCCGGACGCTACTGCTGACACGGGGCGCCACGAGTTCACCTATGCACTGATGCCGCACAAGG GCTCTTTCCAGGATGCTGGCGTTATCCAAGCTGCCTACAGCCTAAACTTCCCCCTGTTGGCTCTGCCAGCCCCCAGCCCAGCGCCCGCCACCTCCTGGAGTGCGTTTTCCGTGTCTTCACCCGCGGTCGTATTGGAGACCGTCAAGCAG GCGGAGAGCAGCCCCCAGCGCCGCTCGCTGGTCCTGAGGCTGTATGAGGCCCACGGCAGCCACGTGGACTGCTGGCTGCACTTGTCGCTGCCGGTTCAGGAGGCCATCCT CTGCGATCTCTTGGAGCGACCAGACCCTGCTGGCCACTTGACCCTTCGGGACAACCGCCTGAAGCTCACCTTTTCTCCCTTCCAAGTGCTGTCCCTGTtgctcgtgcttcagcctccgcCACACTGA
- the MAN2C1 gene encoding alpha-mannosidase 2C1 isoform 3 (isoform 3 is encoded by transcript variant 3): MAAAPALKHWRTTLERVEKFVSPLYFTDCNLRGRLFGASCPVAVLSSFLTPERLPYQEAVQRDFRPAQVGDSFGPTWWTCWFRVELTIPEAWVGQEVHLCWESDGEGLVWRDGEPVQGLTKEGEKTSYVLTDRLGERDPRSLTLYVEVACNGLLGAGKGSMIAAPDPEKMFQLSRAELAVFHRDVHMLLVDLELLLGIAKGLGKDNQRSFQALYTANQMVNVCDPAQPETFPVAQALASRFFGQHGGESQHTIHATGHCHIDTAWLWPFKETVRKCARSWVTALQLMERNPEFIFACSQAQQLEWVKSRYPGLYSRIQEFACRGQFVPVGGTWVEMDGNLPSGEAMVRQFLQGQNFFLQEFGKMCSEFWLPDTFGYSAQLPQIMHGCGIRRFLTQKLSWNLVNSFPHHTFFWEGLDGSRVLVHFPPGDSYGMQGSVEEVLKTVANNRDKGRANHSAFLFGFGDGGGGPTQTMLDRLKRLSNTDGLPRVQLSSPRQLFSALESDSEQLCTWVGELFLELHNGTYTTHAQIKKGNRECERILHDVELLSSLALARSAQFLYPAAQLQHLWRLLLLNQFHDVVTGSCIQMVAEEAMCHYEDIRSHGNTLLSAAAAALCAGEPGPEGLLIVNTLPWKRIEVMALPKPGGAHSLALVTVPSMGYAPVPPPTSLQPLLPQQPVFVVQETDGSVTLDNGIIRVKLDPTGRLTSLVLVASGREAIAEGAVGNQFVLFDDVPLYWDAWDVMDYHLETRKPVLGQAGTLAVGTEGGLRGSAWFLLQISPNSRLSQEVVLDVGCPYVRFHTEVHWHEAHKFLKVEFPARVRSSQATYEIQFGHLQRPTHYNTSWDWARFEVWAHRWMDLSEHGFGLALLNDCKYGASVRGSILSLSLLRAPKAPDATADTGRHEFTYALMPHKAPSPAPATSWSAFSVSSPAVVLETVKQAESSPQRRSLVLRLYEAHGSHVDCWLHLSLPVQEAILCDLLERPDPAGHLTLRDNRLKLTFSPFQVLSLLLVLQPPPH; encoded by the exons ATGGCGGCTGCGCCGGCCTTGAAGCACTGGCGCACCACGCTGGAGCGGGTGGAGAAGTTCGTGTCGCCGCTCTACTTTACCGACTGTAACCTCCGCGGCAG GCTTTTTGGGGCCAGCTGCCCTGTGGCTGTGCTCTCCAGCTTCCTGACGCCGGAGAGACTTCCCTACCAGGAGGCAGTCCAGCGGGACTTCCGCCCCGCGCAGGTCGGCGACAGCTTCGGACCCAC ATGGTGGACCTGCTGGTTCCGGGTGGAGCTGACCATCCCAGAGGCATGGGTGGGCCAGGAAGTTCACCTTTGCTGGGAAAGTGATGGAGAAGGTCTGGTGTGGCGTGATGGAGAACCTGTCCAG GGTTTAACCAAAGAGGGTGAGAAGACCAGCTATGTCCTGACTGACAGGCTGGGGGAAAGAGACCCCCGAAG CCTCACTCTCTATGTGGAAGTAGCCTGCAATGGGCTCCTGGGGGCCGGGAAGGGAAGCATGATTGCAGCCCCTGACCCTGAGAAGATGTTCCAGCTGAGCCGGGCTGAGCTAGCTGTGTTCCACCGGGATGTCCACATGCTCCTGGTGGATCTGGAGCTGCTGCTGGGCATAGCCAAG GGCCTCGGGAAGGACAACCAGCGCAGCTTCCAGGCCCTGTACACAGCCAATCAGATGGTGAACGTGTGTGACCCTGCCCAGCCCGAGACCTTCCCAGTGGCCCAGGCCCTGGCCTCCAGGTTCTTTGGCCAACATGGGGGTGAAAGCCAACACACCATTCATGCCACAGGGCACTGCCACATTGATACAG CCTGGCTTTGGCCCTTCAAAGAGACTGTGAGGAAATGTGCCCGGAGCTGGGTGACCGCCCTGCAGCTCATGGAGCGGAACCCTGAGTTCATCTTTGCCTGCTCCCAG GCGCAGCAGCTGGAATGGGTGAAGAGCCGCTACCCTGGCCTGTACTCCCGCATCCAGGAGTTTGCGTGCCGTGGGCAGTTTGTGCCTGTGGGGGGCACCTGGGTGGAGATG GATGGGAACCTGCCCAGTGGAGAGGCCATGGTGAGGCAGTTTTTGCAGGGCCAGAACTTCTTTCTGCAGGAGTTTGGGAAGATGTGCTCTGAG TTCTGGCTGCCGGACACCTTTGGCTACTCAGCACAGCTCCCCCAGATCATGCACGGCTGTGGCATCAGGCGCTTTCTCACCCAGAAATTGAGCTGGAATTTGGTGAACTCCTTCCCA CACCATACATTTTTCTGGGAGGGCCTGGATGGCTCCCGTGTACTGGTCCACTTCCCACCTGGCGACTCCTATGGGATGCAGGGCAGCGTGGAGGAG GTGCTGAAGACCGTGGCCAACAACCGGGACAAGGGGCGGGCCAACCACAGTGCCTTCCTCTTTGGctttggggatgggggtggtggcCCCACCCAGACCATGCTGGACCGCCTGAAGCGCCTGAGCAATACGGATGGGCTGCCCAG GGTGCAGCTATCTTCTCCAAGACAGCTCTTCTCAGCACTGGAGAGTGACTCAGAGCAGCTGTGCACGTGGGTTGGGGAGCTCTTCTTGGAGCTGCACAATGGCACATACACCACCCATGCCCAG ATCAAGAAGGGGAACCGGGAATGTGAGCGGATCCTGCACGACGTGGAGCTGCTCAGTAGCCTGGCCCTGGCCCGCAGTGCCCAGTTCCTATACCCAGCAGCCCAGCTGCAGCACCTCTGGAG GCTCCTTCTTCTGAACCAGTTCCATGATGTGGTGACTGGAAGCTGCATCCAGATGGTGGCAGAGGAAGCCATGTGCCATTATGAAG ACATCCGTTCCCATGGCAATACACTGCTCAGCGCTGCAGCCGCAGCCCTGTGTGCTGGGGAGCCAGGTCCTGAGGGCCTCCTCATCGTCAACACACTGCCCTGGAAGCGGATCGAAGTGATGGCCCTGCCCAAACCGGGCGGGGCCCACAGCCTAG CCCTGGTGACAGTGCCCAGCATGGGCTATGCTCCTgttcctccccccacctcactgcagcccctgctgcCCCAGCAGCCTGTGTTCGTAGTGCAAGAG ACTGATGGCTCCGTGACTCTGGACAATGGCATCATCCGAGTGAAGCTGGACCCAACTGGTCGCCTGACGTCCTTGGTCCTGGTGGCCTCTGGCAG GGAGGCCATTGCTGAGGGCGCCGTGGGGAACCAGTTTGTGCTATTTGATGATGTCCCCTTGTACTGGGATGCATGGGACGTCATGGACTACCACCTGGAGACACG GAAGCCTGTGCTGGGCCAGGCAGGGACCCTGGCAGTGGGCACCGAGGGCGGCCTGCGGGGCAGCGCCTGGTTCTTGCTACAGATCAGCCCCAACAGTCGGCTTAGCCAGGAGGTTGTGCTGGACGTTGGCTGCCCCTATGTCCGCTTCCACACCGAG GTACACTGGCATGAGGCCCACAAGTTCCTGAAGGTGGAGTTCCCTGCTCGCGTGCGGAGTTCCCAGGCCACCTATGAGATCCAGTTTGGGCACCTGCAGCGACCTACCCACTACAATACCTCTTGGGACTGGGCTCGATTTGAG GTGTGGGCCCATCGCTGGATGGATCTGTCAGAACACGGCTTTGGGCTGGCCCTGCTCAACGACTGCAAGTATGGCGCGTCAGTGCGAGGCAGCATCCTCAGCCTCTCGCT CTTGCGGGCGCCTAAAGCCCCGGACGCTACTGCTGACACGGGGCGCCACGAGTTCACCTATGCACTGATGCCGCACAAGG CCCCCAGCCCAGCGCCCGCCACCTCCTGGAGTGCGTTTTCCGTGTCTTCACCCGCGGTCGTATTGGAGACCGTCAAGCAG GCGGAGAGCAGCCCCCAGCGCCGCTCGCTGGTCCTGAGGCTGTATGAGGCCCACGGCAGCCACGTGGACTGCTGGCTGCACTTGTCGCTGCCGGTTCAGGAGGCCATCCT CTGCGATCTCTTGGAGCGACCAGACCCTGCTGGCCACTTGACCCTTCGGGACAACCGCCTGAAGCTCACCTTTTCTCCCTTCCAAGTGCTGTCCCTGTtgctcgtgcttcagcctccgcCACACTGA